The Alnus glutinosa chromosome 7, dhAlnGlut1.1, whole genome shotgun sequence genome includes a region encoding these proteins:
- the LOC133872345 gene encoding nicotinate N-methyltransferase 1 — MEDDSRNRARLAMMELANMISVPMSLNAIVRLNIPEAIWQGGSNSPLSASQILGRVLPSGDPENLQRILRMLTSYGVFQEHLTPAGTHPERKYSLTEIGQTLVTDAEGLSHAPYVLQHHQDALMAAWPLVYEAVVDPACEPFVKANGEPAYGYYGKRPEMNGLMQQAMSGVSVPFVKAMLDGYDGFQGVQRLVDVGGSAGDCLRMILRKHPNVREGINFDLPEVVAKAPQIPRVTHVGGDMFESIPTADAIFMKWILTTWTDDEVKLILENCYKALPVGGKMIACEPVLPEQSDDSHRTRALLEGDIFVMTIYRAKGKHRTEEEYRQLGHLAGFPHFRAFYIDHDFFSVLEFRK, encoded by the exons TCGTCCGCCTCAACATCCCGGAAGCCATCTGGCAAGGCGGTTCCAACTCCCCACTCTCCGCCTCCCAGATCCTCGGGCGTGTCCTCCCCTCCGGCGATCCCGAGAACCTCCAGCGCATCCTCCGCATGCTCACCAGCTACGGCGTGTTCCAGGAGCACCTTACCCCCGCCGGCACCCACCCTGAGAGGAAGTACTCCCTCACCGAGATCGGCCAAACGCTCGTCACCGACGCCGAGGGCCTGTCGCACGCGCCCTACGTCCTCCAGCACCACCAGGACGCACTCATGGCAGCGTGGCCGCTGGTCTACGAGGCCGTGGTGGACCCCGCCTGCGAGCCATTCGTGAAGGCTAATGGTGAGCCGGCGTACGGGTACTACGGGAAGAGGCCCGAGATGAACGGCCTGATGCAGCAGGCCATGTCGGGAGTATCCGTTCCATTCGTGAAGGCGATGTTGGACGGCTACGATGGGTTCCAAGGAGTGCAAAGACTGGTCGATGTGGGCGGGAGTGCAGGGGATTGCCTGCGGATGATCCTACGGAAGCATCCTAACGTACGTGAAGGGATCAACTTCGATTTACCGGAGGTCGTGGCCAAAGCGCCTCAGATTCCTC GAGTGACCCACGTTGGCGGCGACATGTTCGAGTCAATTCCTACTGCTGATGCTATCTTCATGAAG TGGATCTTGACGACATGGACAGATGATGAAGTGAAGTTGATCCTGGAGAATTGTTACAAGGCACTCCCAGTTGGAGGGAAAATGATTGCCTGTGAGCCTGTGCTACCGGAGCAGTCTGATGACAGCCATAGGACTCGTGCCCTCTTAGAAGGAGACATCTTTGTCATGACGATCTATAGGGCAAAGGGTAAGCACAGGACTGAAGAAGAATACCGGCAGCTTGGTCACTTGGCTGGTTTCCCCCATTTCCGGGCATTCTATATTGACCATGATTTCTTTTCGGTTTTAGAATTCCGAAAGTGA